The DNA region attatccgtcggttaacccattttttatccgtattaaatatggatcgcgtcggataatttatccattttttcattacccgttttcgacccgaaccatatccaACCCGACCCGCTCGTTTGCCACTcctagtctgaagttttagcaaatgaactaaaaaacttaagcatgtttagtctgaaattttagcaaatgaactaaataacttcagcatacattggcaaaaaatcatttaaaaattatatactgcaagacaaaaacttatgCATGTTTAGTctaaaattttagcaaatgaactaaaaaacttaagcatgtttagtcttaaattttagcaaatgaactaaaaaacttaagcatgtttagtctgaaattttagaaaataaactaaataacttaagcatgcattagaaaaaactcattagaaaattacatactgcaagacaaaaacttaagcacgtttagtctgaaattttagcaaataaattaaaaaacttaagcatgtttagtctgaaattttagcaaataaactaaataacataaacatgtttagtctgaagttttaacaaatgaactaaataacttacgcgtatttagtctgaagttttagcaaatgaactaaaaaaactTACGcgtgtttagtctgaagttttagcaaatgtaCTAAAAAAACTTAAGGATGTTTAgtttgaagttttagcaaatgaactaaaaaacttaagcatatttagtctgaaattttagcaaatgaactaaataacttaagcatatttagaCTGAAGTTTTAGCAAACGAACTAAATAATGTAAGCATGTTTAggctgaagtttcggataaaactcatgacaaaactgtagactacaggataaataatttcagcatgcattagcatgaagttttagcttcaacgtgaaacaacttcatgctatattagcatgaagttttagtttcaacgtgaaacaacttcatgcaagtgtgattctAAAGATGAATTTAGACAAATTTTTGGTTTTTTGATAAAGCTGCCAAGAGGAGAGGAGAAAATCTTTTTTCACGAATGAGATTGCAGATCACGCAATTAATGCGTGATGCaagttttatatcttttgtcaggggtgcaattatcatattattacggattttttgtcagctggctaccaaatcaataatttttaaaaataagatacATATTAAAAGGTGGCACAAATATAGAATACGGCTACAAATCCCCCGTTGATATCTCCCCAggatttcttttccattttttctgtCCAAATTACAGTCCAAGAAATAGGAAGTGATTTTTACCAGAATCCAATATCCGACATCATAAAGAATCCAACTTCCTTTGAACTATTTCTTTTCCATTATAATCTTCAAGTTGCAAACAGAGTGCGTAAGAGTCAACTCCTAGATAAGAATATAATTTTGGAAAATACTTGCCATTTACTGAGCCCCCacccacccaaaaaaaaaaaacctaaaaagcATTCTTAGAGGAATACAAGGTTGTCCACACTCAACTATCAATACATGAAGTTGCAAAGCAGCAAAAAGCTAACATTGCCTAGCAACAGCCAAAATGTAATGCAAGTAACAGAAGTTCTGGATTCCAGCAGGTTCACTCTGAAAAACATATACCAGAACATAACAAAGCATCCCAAACTAAACAACATACTTCGAAACAAGTATTCACAGACATCATGTATAAAAGTAGAGTTGGATCacttcttaggatccactagaTCATGTCAATTTCGACTCCTCATATGAACAAGTGTTTATAATCACCATTTGCCAGCAAGCAAACATGGTTATAGCTATGTGTATCTACAAATACGGAAAAGAGGCATGTCAGAATTTATTCCTTTGAAATTTCTGAGTAATAGCAAGCAAATAAGATGTAGTAATATGAATCCATGAAGATGGGTAAGACTAGTATCAATACTCATTTGCACTTCCAATTTAATCAAATTAAATCATCGGTGACTTGATTTCCATTTTCGACGAAAAGAACAAAGTTATTCCTAAAAGCTTTATCTAGTTGTTCTCCAAGGAGGGGATGGGGAGCTTAGATACCTACGCAAAGATCCCTTTGCAAACTCGTAAGGATTTAAAGATGACCAAGTTCACGGACAAGTGTATATTCAACAACCAGATATATTAGTAATCTGTTTATAGATCCCTGTTGCACAATCCAATAGAGAGCTGACAATAATTCCAACCAAGATATGATTTAAAATACTCCTAATAATTCAAAGGAGCTTTTTGGATGTAATCTTAGCGAGGAAAGAAAATCTAGAAGAAAGTAACTTTAAGCGGCTTTTCTTTCAGCATATTTTTGCAGGTAAAAAGCTAGAGAACATTTGTAGTTAATGACTTTAAAGCAAGTGCAGAACCAACACAAAGCAAACAAAGAAAGCAATCATAAAGATTCCACCACCTAAAGACATTGCGAGATAAAACATTATCAAAATTATTAATGTGAATGATTTGAAGTGATACCTAGAGTGTCCCCAAAATTGGACCATATTTCAGCACGGATAGATTGGTTACTGTCAGCGATACCTATGACCTCAACAAATGTCGTAAGAGGACCAGGGGGATTGCCTTTCACAGCTATCTGCTGCTCATCTGTAGATCTCCCAATCACTGTACCACCATCAGAGCGCATAACCTGAATCACAGCTCGAACCTTCCTTCCCACATACGAGCGGAGGAGCTCAGCATTGACAAAGACGGCAGGATTTGATGTATCCATACCTCtaaaaggcaaaaggaaaattGGGAAATGAGTTGAACGAACAAGGTTGAGTTTTGGCAGATTAAAACTATGTTTTCAACCATTTCTATCCATAATTACACACAGTAGCATGTTCATTCGTTCATTCAGCTTAGAAACAACAATTGCATTTGACTGCACTATTCAGTCTAAGCTATCAATACTTCTATTAGTAGAACTATTGCTACGCAACAATGCAATGACCCAAGTTCTTTTTTTGTTGGAGTGAGGCGGGGGTCATGAAAGCATAGCAAATATAAAAGCACCAATTCAGATAAGAGAAAAATAGTTGAAGTTTTGCAAACCCAAAGTGTCCTACAAGAAGATTCAACCCAAAAAGTAATACAAAATTCAATAAAGAAGAAACAGTTAAGGAAAGATGAATCAAGACAAAGATATAGACAGAAGTGAAAAAAGCCCAGAATTAAGAGGGAAGATGGGGATATAAGATGAAgaggcaaaagaaaaggaaagccaTATTCAAGATGGGTAAAACATGAGGGAGATCGAAACAAAAAGAAGGAAgggaaaatcaaataaactaactaaaccaatagaaggaggaggagaacCAGACCTTTAACCTTATTCACCTTCTCCCTTACTGAAGATCTCTTTTCAAGACAGCTTTAGGTCATGAACTTCATGTATTCATTATGCTTATAAAAAGATAAAAACACAAGATTTTGAAAACCATTTAAAGAAACAAACCTAATCTTGACAAAAATTTATCAACACATCTGAATTTGATTCTCATCCTTCAACATTACTCCGATTCAAGTACTTAGACTATTAATTATGCAAGACAAAATAAGTTTTATCTTATTTTACTGTGCAGcttgttttttcttttatgttaAGGTAAGCACTTTAACAATACATAGCACATGAGCTGTCCTTTCAGCACTTCGTCCTGTGTTTACTACTGCACTCAAAGCCAGGAAAATTAAATTTATCTACTTAATTCCCATGATGCTAATGCAAAAGAAAATTTTACAAAGTTTAATTTTGTGATTTAGTTCTTTCCTCCTTTCCTGAGACAAGTTTGTGACCTTTATATTTCCTTCATTGATAATGTTAATCACTTTTTTCTCCAGGAGCACAGCCTCTGTGCTATCACTACCATCTTCTAGAGCTCCTGTCAAAGCTCCCAACTCCACAAGATAACTCATAGGCGGTAATAGACCTGACCACCCACCTATCAAGCAAGCAACACCCAACACCCCACTCCCCCAACCCCTCACGACGGGTCCTTCTTAGGCTTTATGGTAAATATCATTAGAAGtcacaaacaagacaagatgTCCCTGTTAGATTACAAATTTTAACAACCTTTAACAAAACGTCCTCAATTCTTCTTATCTTTCGGTAAGCAGTAAAGAGCTAAAGTaaacaaatttttctttgcttcttttaacaattttcATCACTTTCTCTTTTACCACTAACTAAAAAGCCAACCAAGCTATAAAACACATTTCATAGTTAATCATCCCAAATCCTAATTCCCCAAAAGCagcaaaagagaaaggaaaaaaaaatagatcGCACCTACGTACATTCACTGAACAACACTACTCCGAAATTCAACTCACATATACAGTTAACATTCAATCGTAGGGCTGAAAACTGAAGCTCAGACGACGATATTAGCTACTTATTACAGTTCGTATAGCAAAATTCGTATGATGAAATCACAAAGGGAATAGATATACAAATTAGAAACGAGAGCGAATTACCTGTTAGATTT from Nicotiana tabacum cultivar K326 chromosome 24, ASM71507v2, whole genome shotgun sequence includes:
- the LOC107802353 gene encoding replication protein A 14 kDa subunit B-like translates to MDTSNPAVFVNAELLRSYVGRKVRAVIQVMRSDGGTVIGRSTDEQQIAVKGNPPGPLTTFVEVIGIADSNQSIRAEIWSNFGDTLDTHSYNHVCLLANGDYKHLFI